The Streptomyces bacillaris sequence GTCAGGCCCACCCGCTCGGCCACCGCCCCCAGCGTCGCGCCCCGGTAGCCGCGCTCGGCGATCACTTCGAGGGTGGCCCGCAGGATCTCGGCCCGCCGCTCCTCGCTCCTGGCCCGTGCCATCGCCGCCGCCTTCCGTGCCGCCCGGCCCCACGCGGACGGCTCCCAGCAGGACCGTACGTCATCGCCGGACCCGCACCCCATCATCATAACGAACAGATAACAAAACCTACCGATCTACCCGTCACCGCGACACCATGGAGACATCCGCCGGGCATGCACCGGAGACATCCACCGGACTCGACCAGGAGGTACGGCCGTGGCAGCCGCGTCCAGCACCAGCAACTCCGAGGCCCTCCGCCGGACCGCCGTCGACACGGCCCTCGCCGCCCTCGGCCTCGACGACAAGGCGCGCCTGCTGGCCGGTCAGGACCTCTGGTCGCTGCCTGCCCTGCCCGCGATCGGCCTGCGCTCCCTGGTGATGTCGGACGGCCCGATCGGCGTCCGGGGCGTCCGCTGGACCGCCGCCGACCCCTCCGTCGCGCTGCCCTCACCCACCGCCCTCGCCGCCACCTGGGACCCCGCGCTCGCCCGCCGTGCCGGGCGCCTCCTCGCCCAGGAGGCCCGCCGCAAGGGCGTCCACGTGCTGCTCGCCCCGACCGTCAACCTGCACCGCACCCCGCTCGGCGGCCGCCACTTCGAGGCGTACAGCGAGGACCCGTATCTCACCGGCGAGATCGGCACCGGCTATGTCCGGGGCGTCCAGGACGGCGGGGTCGGCACCACCGTCAAGCACTTCGTGGCCAACGACGCCGAGACCGACCGCTTCACCGTCGACAACGTGGTCGCCCCGCGCCCCCTGCGCGAGCTGTACCTGGCCCCCTTCGAGCGGATCGTCAGGAACGCCCACCCCTGGGGCATCATGGCCGCCTACAACCAGGTCAACGGCTCGACCATGACCGAACACCGCTACCTCCAGAACGCCGTGCTGCGCGCCGAATGGGGCTTCGACGGCTTCATCGTCTCCGACTGGCTCGCCGCCCGTTCCACCGTCGGCGCGCTCACCGGCGGCCTGGACGTCGCGATGCCCGGCCCGCGCACGGTCTACGGCGAGGAGCTGGCCGCCGCCGTCCGGGCCGGGGAGGTGGACGAGAAGCTCGTCGACCTCGCCGTACGGAACGTCCTGCTGCTCGCCGCCCGCACCGGAGCCCTGGAGTCCGCCCCGCCCGCCGTGGCCCCCGCCGACCTCCCCGCACCCGTGGACGGCGAAGCGCTGGCCCGCGAGATCGCCCGCCGCTCCTTCGTGCTCGTACGCAACGAGGCACGCGAGGGGGTACGGGACGAGGCGCGCGAAGGAGAAGGAGTACGTGACGGGGCCGCCGCCCTGCCCCTCGCCCCCGGCGCCACCGTCGCCCTCTCCGGTGCCCTGGCCCGGGACGCCCGGGTGCTCGGCGGCGGCTCGGCCCTGGTCTTCCCCGACCATGTGGTCTCCCCGCTCGACGGGCTGACCGCCGCCCTCCCCGAAGGCGCCCTGACCTACTCCGTCGGCGCCGACCCCAGCGGCGAACTCGCCACCGCCGACGCCGGGTTCGAGCTCACCGCCGTCTGCCGGGACGCCGAGGGGGCCGTCCTTGCCACCGTCCCGCTCCCCGGCGGCCAGATCCAGTGGATCGGCGCCGACCTGCCCGAGGGCGTCACCCACGACACCCTGGATACCGTCGAGATCACCGGCACCTTCACCCCGCGCGAGAGCGGTGAGCACACCTTCGGCACCCGGGGCACCGGCTCCTTCGCCCTCACCGTCGACGACCACCCCCTCTACGAGGGCACCCAGGACCGCGCCCCCGGCACCGACCCGCTCGGCGCCTTCTTCAATGAACCGGTCGAGCGCGGCCGCCTCACCCTCACCGAGGGCACCTCCGTCCGGGTCTCCCTCAGCCACCGCCCCGGCCCCGGCACCGGCCACCCCCTCCAGGGCGTCGCCTTCTCGCTCGTCCACCTCGCCCCCCGCCGCGACCCGGACGAACTGATCGCGGAGGCCGTGGCGGCGGCCCGGGAAGCGGACACCGCGATCGTGGTCGTCGGCACCACGGAGCGCGTCGAGTCCGAAGGGTTCGACCGCACCGACCTGCGCCTCCCCGGCCACCAGGACGCCCTGGTCCACGCGGTCGCCGCCGCCAACCCCCGTACGGTCGTCGTCGTCAACTCCGGCTCCCCGGTGGAGCTGCCCTGGCGGGACGAGGTCGCCGCGGTCCTGCTGACCTGGTTCCCCGGCCAGGAGGCGGGCCACGCGCTCGCGGACGTGCTCACCGGGGCGGAGGAGCCGGGCGGCCGCCTCCCCACCACCTGGCCCGCCGTCCTCGCCGACGCCCCGGTCACCGCCACCACGCCCACGGGCGGCGAACTCCCGTACACCGAAGGCATCTTCATCGGCTACCGCGCCTGGGAGAAGGCCGGTACGGTCCCCGCGTACGCCTTCGGACACGGCCTCGGCTACACGACCTGGGCGTACGACACCGTCACCGCCACCCCCGACACGGTCACCGTGAGCGTCCGGAACACCGGCCCCCGCCCCGGAGGCGACACCGTCCAGATCTACCTGGCCCCGGAACTGGCCCCGGACGCCCCCGAGCGCCCCGCCCGCTGGCTCGCCGGCTTCGCCCGGGTCACCGCGGCGCCCGGCGAGACCGTGGAGGTGACCGTCCCCGTCGAGCCGCGCGCGTACCAGGTCTGGGACGAGGAGGCGTACGGCTGGACGACCGTCCCCGGCACCTACACCGTCCAGGCGGCCCGCTCCCTGGCCGACGTCCGCGCGACCACCACGGTGGAGGTCACCGACAGTCAGTCGAAGTAGGACTCCAGCGTTCCGCGCCGCCGCACGTCCAGCGTCGCGCAGTGGAAGGAGCCGCCGAACGGCGCGTAGTGCATCAGGTCGCACGGGATGGGCTCGAAGCCCCACCCTTCGAGCGCGCGCAGCATCCCCGTGTGGTGGCGCTCCGCGATGACCCGCGTCTCGTCGACCATGAGGATGTTCATGCTGAGCCACTTCCCGCACATCGAGGCCGTCCGGAGCACCAGGTCCTTGACGGGCTCGGGCTCGGGGGCGACCAGGATGTCCCAGGAGTCCAGGACGGGCGGCAGCCGGTCGACGTCGATGTACTCGGGGTTGACCAGCGCCTTCCCGGGCGCGAGCACCAGGAACGTCGTGTCGATGTGCATGGGCGTACGGCAGCGGCTCTCGATCTCGTGGATGCGGTAGCCGGGACCGAGGTGGCGGCGCAGCCACTCGATGCCCATGGCGTTGGTGACGTTGGAGCGCGTGACGAACAGGTCGCGCCCGGCCCGGACGAAGTCCGCCGCGTCGAAGACCGGCTCGAACTCGGTGAGGATGTACCGCATCGGCTCATCCTTCTTCGGCGTCCGGAACTCCTGCTCGAACAGCTCGTCGGTGAGCTGCGGCTTCGGCGCGGAGGTCCAGCGGGCCCCGCGCCGGAAGTAGTCCTTCAGGATCCGGCGGTAGGAGTGCGTCTCGAAGTACCGGCACGGCCAGGCCATCGGGGTCTCGATGATCTCGTCACCGATGACCAGCATGCTGTCGCGCGGGCAGGTGTTGCAGAACCCCCGTGAGGTCCAGCCGGGGGTGGAGAACCGCTGCCGGTGGTCCACTGCGTCCGGACGGGTGACGGTGACGCCCAGCGAGCCGAGCAGCGAGACGAATCCGTCCAGCTCCTCCTGGGCGGGCTCGATCAGCCGGCGCGGGTACTTGTAGCCGGCCGCCAGCCCCTGGAAGCGGGCCGCCCACGGCGGGATGTTGCAGGAGACCACCGGGTGGCTGGAGGGGATCGTGGCGTCGTCGAGCCGCCCGACGATGATCTCCTCCAGCGGGTCCCACTCGTTGTGGGAGTTGACCGGCGAGACGAGCGGGGCGGTGTCCTCCGACTCCGGGACGCCGGGCCTCTGCTCCACTGTCGTCATGATCAACCACCCTCGGTCGCCGACGGGCACGTCACGCTCCCCATGGTGAACGGGGACACCGGGGTCGCGCCACCCGTCGGGCCGTGCGACGGGCCGCGCACCGGGCGCGCGCCTCCCGTCGGCCTCGCACGGTGGGGAGGCGTCGGCCTACGCGGGCGGCTCGGCCGCCGTGATGTTGCGGTACGCGATCTCCGCCAGCCGGGCCTGCCCGTCCCGGCTCGGGTGGAACCAGTCCCACGGGCTGAGCTGCGCGCCCGTGAAGCGGAAGCCGAAGACCGCCCCGCCGTCGTACCGGCAGTACCGGTCCTTCGCACAGACGTCCCGCAGCACCTTGTTGTACGCCACCACCCGCTCCTGCACGGCCTCCCGCCGGGCCACGGCGGCCGGGCCCAGGTCGTCGGCGTCGGCCAGCATGGACCGGCAGACCCCCAGCTCCCAGATCCGCTTGCCGGTCTCGTTGGTCCGCCCGGTCGACCAGAGCCGCTTCAGGTCCGGCACGCTGGCCACGTACACCTGGGCCTTCGGCGCCCCGGCCCGCAGCTGCCGCATCGACGCCTCGAACGACGCCCGGAAGTCCTCGACCGGTGTCATCAGCCGCACCGAGTCCCGGCAGGCGTCGTTCGCGCCGATCATCACCGTGACCAGCTCGGGCCGCTCCTTCGCCGCCAGCGCCATCTGCTCCGGCAGCTGCACCATCCGGGCCCCGGACACCGCGTGGTTCCAGCTGCGGCCGGCCGCCTTCGTCTCCCCGAGCAGCCGTACGGCGACGCTGCGCACCAGGCGGTCGCTGCCGGTCGCCCAGGACACCTCGGGGCAGTCCGCCAGCATCGAGCAGGCGTCGAAGCCCCGGGTGATGGAGTCCCCGACGGCCGCGACGGACCCGGGGTTCGGATTCCAGCCGGAGGCGGACGTGGGGGAGGGCGGCGGGGGTGCGGAGGACGAGGCTCCGGGCGAGGGGGCCGCCGCGTTCCGTGACACGCCGTCACCCGGACCGTCCCCCGGTCCCTCACCGGCGCACCCGGCGAGCGCGGCGACGCCCACGAACGACAGCGCGACGGCCACCGCTCCGGCCCCGCGCATCCGAGGGCGTGTCGCACGCTCCGCCATCTCGCTGATCCCCTCCGGTCAACCCCTGGTTTATGCCTCTGGTCATGCCCCCGGCACGCCCACGATCCCCAGGTCGCGGGCGTGCGCGCCCTGGCGGGTGAAAGCGGGCGAATCAGGGGCCCGGGACCGACGGTACGTCACACGGACGGCCCCTGCGCACGGTAGCTTTTCCCCGTCGAACCAGCGGCACCGCTTCCGCCCTCGCCGGGGCGGGTGGCTCCGGTACATTACGTCACGTCACACACTGTCCCTTTTCAGGAGATTAACTCCCGATGCTGTTTACTGATGACAACCTCGGGCCCTGGCCGGAAAGAGACGGTCCGGAAAGAGACGGTACGGACGCGAGGCCGCTGGGGAAGGCGTACCTCGTCCCACACGGGAGGTTCCGGTGACGACACGTGGAGTCCTGTACGTTCACTCCGCACCGCGCGCGCTGTGCCCACATGTCGAATGGGCAGTGGCGGGCGTCCTCGGTGTGCGGGTCCAGCTGGACTGGATCAGACAGCCGGCCGCGCCCGGCACCTGGCGGTCCGAATTCTCCTGGAAGGGCCGCGCCGGTACCGCCTCGCAGCTCGCCTCGGCCCTGCGCGGCTGGGACATGCTCCGCTTCGAGGTGACCGCCGAGCCGTGCCCCACCGCCGAGGGCGAGCGCTACAGCTCCACCCCCGGCCTCGGCATCTTCCACGCCGTCACCGGCATGCACGGCGACATCCTGATCCCCGAGGACCGGCTGCGTGCCGCGCTGGCCCGCTCGACGCGGGGCGAGAGCGACCTGGAGGCGGAGATCGCCTCCCTGCTCGGCAAGCCGTGGGACGACGAGCTGGAGTCCTTCCGCCACGCGGGCGAGGGCGCCCCGGTCCGCTGGCTGCACCAGGTCGTCTAGCGGCCTGACCCAACTCCCCGGCGGGGGCAGAATCAAGCCCCTCCGGCGATTGAGGAGCGGGGACCGGGGCAGCGCCCCGAAACGCCCCGCGCACGCGGAAGCCCGCCTCCCAGAACCTCGGGAAGCGGGCTTCACGACGTACAGAGTCAGGCGGACGGCCGCCCCGTCACACGGACCGGAACGCCAGCACCACGTTGTGCCCGCCGAACCCGAACGAGTTGTTGATCGCCGCGATCGGCCCCTCGGGCAGCGGCCGGGGCTCCCCGCGCACGATGTCCGCGTCGATCGCCTCGTCGAGGTCGTCCACGTTGAGGGTCGGCGGCGCGGTGCGGTGGTGCAGCGCGAGCACCGTCGCGACGGTCTCGATACCGCCCGCGCCACCCAGCAGGTGACCCGTCATCGACTTCGTCGCCGAGATCGCGACATGGTCCAGGTCGTCGCCCAGTACCTTCCGCAGCGCCTTGATCTCCGCGATGTCACCCTGCGGCGTCGACGTGGCGTGCGCGTTGAGGTGGACCACCTCGGACGGCTTGAGGTCGCTGGTGTCCAGCAGGTTCTGCATGGCGGCGGCGATCCCGCGCCCGGTCGGCTCGGGCTGCGCGATGTGGTGGGAGTCGGCCGACAGGCCCTGGCCCAGCACCTCGCAGTAGACCTTGGCGCCGCGCTTGGCGGCGTGCTCGGCCGACTCCAGGATGACGACGCCCGCGCCCTCACCGAGGACGAAGCCGTCCCGGGCCGTGTCGTACGGGCGCGAGGCCTTCTCCGGCTCGTCGTTGCTCTTGGACATCGCCATCATGTTGGCGAAGGCCGCGATCGGCAGCGGGTGGATCGCCGCCTCGGTGCCGCCCGCCACGACCACGTCGGCCCGGCCGGTGCGGATCATCTCGACGGCGTACCCGATGGCCTCGGCGCCGGACGCGCAGGCCGAGACCGGCGTGTGGACACCGGCCTGGGCGTTGACCTCCAGGCCGACGTTGGCCGCCGGGCCGTTGGGCATGAGCATGGGAACGGTGTGCGGGGAGACGCGGCGTACGCCCTTCTCCTTCAGCACGTCGTACTGGTCGAGCAGGGTGATCACGCCGCCGATGCCGGAGGCGATGACCGAGCCGAGCCGCTCGGGGGCGATGGACTCGTCCTCGCCGGCCTTGGCGGTGAAGCCCGCGTCCGCCCAGGCCTCGCGGGCCGCGATCAGCGCGAACTGCGCCGAGCGGTCCAGCTTGCGGGCGAGCGGGCGGGGGAGTACGTCGTTCGGGTCGACGGCCGCGAGGGCGGCGATCCGGACGGGCAGTTCGGCGAAGCGCTCGCCTTCGAGAGGCTTGACGCCGGACCGGCCGGCCATCAGACCTTCCCAGGTCGATGCGGAGTCGCCACCCAGCGGAGTGGTTGCGCCGATACCGGTGACGACCACGGTGCGATTGGTCGAGTTCACTGGAAAATCTTCTCCACGTGTAGAGGGTCGTGAATCAGCGGCGCCACCGCCGGGTGGCGACACAGCCGGGCTGGGATCAGCCCTGGTGCTTCAGGATGTAGTCGGCAGCGTCGCCGACCGTCTTGAGGTTCTTGACGTCCTCGTCGGGGATCTTGACGTCGAAGCGCTCCTCGGCGGCGACGACGACCTCGACCATGGACAGCGAGTCGACGTCCAGGTCGTCGGTGAAGGACTTGTCCAGCTGGACGTCCTCGACCGGGATCCCGGCGATCTCGTTGACGATCTCGGCGAGACCGGCGACGATCTCTTCCTGCGTGGCGGCCATCTTGGCGCTCCTTCGGTGGGTTTATTCGGTGTTCGTACGCACGGACCGGAAGGTCCGGTGTTGCCTAGGGGAGGGTAACGACCGTCGCGGCGTAGACGAGACCCGCCCCGAAGCCGATGACGAGCGCGGTGTCGCCGCTCTTCGCCTGACCGGTCGCCAGGAGCCGCTCCATCGCGAGCGGGATCGAGGCGGCGGACGTGTTGCCGGTGGACTCGATGTCACGGGCGACCGTGACGTGCTCCGGCAGCTTCAGGGTCTTCACCATCGAGTCGATGATCCGCATGTTGGCCTGGTGCGGGATGAAGACGTCCAGGTCCTCCGGGGCGATCCCGGCCGCGTCCAGCGCCTGCTGGGCGACCTTCGCCATCTCGAAGACGGCCCAGCGGAAGACCGCCTGGCCCTCCTGGGTGATGGCCGGGAACTTGATCTCGCCCTTGGAGTCGAGCGGCAGCTTGGAGACGTCACCGATGTGCAGGTCGTTCCAGGCCACCGTCTGCTTGATGGTCTCGGACTTGTCGCCCTCGGAGCCCCAGACGGTCGGGCCGATGGCCGGCTCCTGGGAGGGGCCGACGACGACCGCGCCCGCGCCGTCACCGAAGAGGAAGGCCGTCGCGCGGTCCTCCAGGTCGGTCAGGTCGCTGAGCCGCTCCACGCCGATGACGAGGACGTGCTCCGCCGAGCCCTCGACGATCATGCCCTTGGCGAGGGTGAGGCCGTAGCCGAAGCCCGCGCAGCCGGCCGAGATGTCGAAGGCGGCGGGCTTGCCCGCGCCGATCCTGTGCGCGATCTCGGTGGCGACGGCCGGGGTCTGCTTGAAGTGCGAGACGGTCGAGACGATGACCGCGCCGATCTGCTCGGGCGTGATGCCCGCGTCGGCGATGGCCTTGCCGGACGCCTCGATCGACATCGCGGCCACGGTCTCCTCGTCGGAGGCCCAGTGGCGGGTGACGATGCCGGAGCGGGAGCGGATCCACTCGTCGGAGGAGTCGATCTTCTCGAGGATCACCTCGTTCGGCACGACCCGGGTCGGGCGGTAGCCGCCGACCCCGAGGATGCGCGCGTACGGGGCGCCCTTGCTGGGCTTGATCTTCGACATGCTCTCGGGCTCCTTAGGCGCCTGCGTGCTCGGAGATGAGCGCGCGGGCCGCGTCGAGGTCGTCGGGTGTCTTGAGCGCGAGCGTCTGAACGCCGGGCAGGGCCCGCTTGGCGAGCCCGGTGAGGGTCCCGCCGGGGCTCAGCTCGACCAGCGCGGTGACGCCGAGCTTCTGGAAGGTCTCCATGCACAGGTCCCAGCGGACCGGGTTGGCGACCTGGCCGACCAGCCGGGCGACGACCTCGGTGCCGGTGGCGACGGTGTGGCCGTCGGCGTTGGACACGTACTTCACGGTCGGATCGGTGACCGTGAGGTCCCCGACGGCCGCGCGCAGCTTCTCCACGGCCGGGGCCATGTGGTGCGTGTGGAACGCGCCGGCCACCTTCAGCGCGACGACCCGGCGCACGCCCTCGGGCTTGTCGGCCTCCAGGGCGGCGAGCTGGGCCGCGGTGCCGGCGGCGACGATCTGGCCGCCCCCGTTGACGTTGGCGGGGGTGAGGCCGAGCTTCTCCAGGTGCGGGACCGTGACGGCGGGGTCGCCGCCGAGCAGGGCCGCCATACCGGTCTCGGTGACCGCGGCGGCCTCGGCCATGCCGAGCCCCCGGGTGCGGACGAAGCGGAGCGCCGCCTCGTCGTCGAAGACGTCGGCGATCGCCGCGGCGGTGATCTCACCGACGCTGTGACCTGCGACGACGTCAGGGGAAGCGGCGTCCAGGGCGGTCGCCGAGAGCAGTCCGGCGGCGACCAGGAGCGGCTGGGCCACGGCCGTGTCGCGGATCGCGTCCGCGTCGGCCTGCGTGCCGTAGTGGGCAAGGTCGAGCCCGATGGCGTCGGACCAGGCCGCGATGCGGTCGGCGGCACCGGGGAGGTCGAGCCAGGGAGTCAGGAAGCCGGGCGTCTGAGCGCCTTGGCCGGGAGCGACGAGTACGAGCACCCTCACACTCTCTCTTGTGGACGGCTCCGGCCGCCCGTGGGGACAGGGACGAAGAACCGTCAGGGGAATTGTTGGAGTCCAACAAAAGTCTAGGACTGCTGATCCGCCGCGGCCAAGCGCCCCAGAATCAGGGCGATCCGCAGGGTGAACGCGGAGCGGACATCGGAGGGTGACCATCCGGTGACGTCGGTCACACGTCGCAGCCGGTAGCGCACGGTGTTGGGATGCACGAAAAGCATCCGCGCCGCCCCCTCCAGACTGCTCGCCTGCTCCAGATAGACACTCAGCGTCTCCAGCAGCGCGGAGCCGGCTTCCTCCAGCGGTCTGTAGATCTCCTCCACCAACTGCTCCCGCGCCGCCGGGTCCCCGGCCATCGCGCGCTCCGGCAGGAGATCGTCCGCAAGCACCGGGCGCGGCGCGTCCTGCCACGCCAGGCACGCCTTGAGCCCGGCGGCCGCCGCCTGCGCGGACCGGGTGGCGGCCAGCAGGTCCGGCACGACGGGTCCGGCGACCACCGGCCCGGCCGCGTACGGCCCGATCAGGCCCTTCGCCACCTGGAGCGGGTTGTCGCTGCCGCCCGCGATGACGACGAGCCGGTTGCCGAGCACCCCGGTGAGGACCTGGAGCTTGGCGTGGCGGGCGGCCCGCCGGATCGCCTCCACGGTCAGCTCGCTGTCCCCGTCGGGCGCGGTGCCGAGGATGACGCAGACGTGCTCGGGCGAGTTCCAGCCGAGCGCGGCGGCCCGGGAGACCGCC is a genomic window containing:
- a CDS encoding glycoside hydrolase family 3 protein, with protein sequence MAAASSTSNSEALRRTAVDTALAALGLDDKARLLAGQDLWSLPALPAIGLRSLVMSDGPIGVRGVRWTAADPSVALPSPTALAATWDPALARRAGRLLAQEARRKGVHVLLAPTVNLHRTPLGGRHFEAYSEDPYLTGEIGTGYVRGVQDGGVGTTVKHFVANDAETDRFTVDNVVAPRPLRELYLAPFERIVRNAHPWGIMAAYNQVNGSTMTEHRYLQNAVLRAEWGFDGFIVSDWLAARSTVGALTGGLDVAMPGPRTVYGEELAAAVRAGEVDEKLVDLAVRNVLLLAARTGALESAPPAVAPADLPAPVDGEALAREIARRSFVLVRNEAREGVRDEAREGEGVRDGAAALPLAPGATVALSGALARDARVLGGGSALVFPDHVVSPLDGLTAALPEGALTYSVGADPSGELATADAGFELTAVCRDAEGAVLATVPLPGGQIQWIGADLPEGVTHDTLDTVEITGTFTPRESGEHTFGTRGTGSFALTVDDHPLYEGTQDRAPGTDPLGAFFNEPVERGRLTLTEGTSVRVSLSHRPGPGTGHPLQGVAFSLVHLAPRRDPDELIAEAVAAAREADTAIVVVGTTERVESEGFDRTDLRLPGHQDALVHAVAAANPRTVVVVNSGSPVELPWRDEVAAVLLTWFPGQEAGHALADVLTGAEEPGGRLPTTWPAVLADAPVTATTPTGGELPYTEGIFIGYRAWEKAGTVPAYAFGHGLGYTTWAYDTVTATPDTVTVSVRNTGPRPGGDTVQIYLAPELAPDAPERPARWLAGFARVTAAPGETVEVTVPVEPRAYQVWDEEAYGWTTVPGTYTVQAARSLADVRATTTVEVTDSQSK
- a CDS encoding amidinotransferase; translated protein: MTTVEQRPGVPESEDTAPLVSPVNSHNEWDPLEEIIVGRLDDATIPSSHPVVSCNIPPWAARFQGLAAGYKYPRRLIEPAQEELDGFVSLLGSLGVTVTRPDAVDHRQRFSTPGWTSRGFCNTCPRDSMLVIGDEIIETPMAWPCRYFETHSYRRILKDYFRRGARWTSAPKPQLTDELFEQEFRTPKKDEPMRYILTEFEPVFDAADFVRAGRDLFVTRSNVTNAMGIEWLRRHLGPGYRIHEIESRCRTPMHIDTTFLVLAPGKALVNPEYIDVDRLPPVLDSWDILVAPEPEPVKDLVLRTASMCGKWLSMNILMVDETRVIAERHHTGMLRALEGWGFEPIPCDLMHYAPFGGSFHCATLDVRRRGTLESYFD
- a CDS encoding SGNH/GDSL hydrolase family protein, whose amino-acid sequence is MAERATRPRMRGAGAVAVALSFVGVAALAGCAGEGPGDGPGDGVSRNAAAPSPGASSSAPPPPSPTSASGWNPNPGSVAAVGDSITRGFDACSMLADCPEVSWATGSDRLVRSVAVRLLGETKAAGRSWNHAVSGARMVQLPEQMALAAKERPELVTVMIGANDACRDSVRLMTPVEDFRASFEASMRQLRAGAPKAQVYVASVPDLKRLWSTGRTNETGKRIWELGVCRSMLADADDLGPAAVARREAVQERVVAYNKVLRDVCAKDRYCRYDGGAVFGFRFTGAQLSPWDWFHPSRDGQARLAEIAYRNITAAEPPA
- a CDS encoding DUF3145 domain-containing protein, producing MTTRGVLYVHSAPRALCPHVEWAVAGVLGVRVQLDWIRQPAAPGTWRSEFSWKGRAGTASQLASALRGWDMLRFEVTAEPCPTAEGERYSSTPGLGIFHAVTGMHGDILIPEDRLRAALARSTRGESDLEAEIASLLGKPWDDELESFRHAGEGAPVRWLHQVV
- the fabF gene encoding beta-ketoacyl-ACP synthase II → MNSTNRTVVVTGIGATTPLGGDSASTWEGLMAGRSGVKPLEGERFAELPVRIAALAAVDPNDVLPRPLARKLDRSAQFALIAAREAWADAGFTAKAGEDESIAPERLGSVIASGIGGVITLLDQYDVLKEKGVRRVSPHTVPMLMPNGPAANVGLEVNAQAGVHTPVSACASGAEAIGYAVEMIRTGRADVVVAGGTEAAIHPLPIAAFANMMAMSKSNDEPEKASRPYDTARDGFVLGEGAGVVILESAEHAAKRGAKVYCEVLGQGLSADSHHIAQPEPTGRGIAAAMQNLLDTSDLKPSEVVHLNAHATSTPQGDIAEIKALRKVLGDDLDHVAISATKSMTGHLLGGAGGIETVATVLALHHRTAPPTLNVDDLDEAIDADIVRGEPRPLPEGPIAAINNSFGFGGHNVVLAFRSV
- a CDS encoding acyl carrier protein; translated protein: MAATQEEIVAGLAEIVNEIAGIPVEDVQLDKSFTDDLDVDSLSMVEVVVAAEERFDVKIPDEDVKNLKTVGDAADYILKHQG
- a CDS encoding ketoacyl-ACP synthase III encodes the protein MSKIKPSKGAPYARILGVGGYRPTRVVPNEVILEKIDSSDEWIRSRSGIVTRHWASDEETVAAMSIEASGKAIADAGITPEQIGAVIVSTVSHFKQTPAVATEIAHRIGAGKPAAFDISAGCAGFGYGLTLAKGMIVEGSAEHVLVIGVERLSDLTDLEDRATAFLFGDGAGAVVVGPSQEPAIGPTVWGSEGDKSETIKQTVAWNDLHIGDVSKLPLDSKGEIKFPAITQEGQAVFRWAVFEMAKVAQQALDAAGIAPEDLDVFIPHQANMRIIDSMVKTLKLPEHVTVARDIESTGNTSAASIPLAMERLLATGQAKSGDTALVIGFGAGLVYAATVVTLP
- a CDS encoding ACP S-malonyltransferase; its protein translation is MLVLVAPGQGAQTPGFLTPWLDLPGAADRIAAWSDAIGLDLAHYGTQADADAIRDTAVAQPLLVAAGLLSATALDAASPDVVAGHSVGEITAAAIADVFDDEAALRFVRTRGLGMAEAAAVTETGMAALLGGDPAVTVPHLEKLGLTPANVNGGGQIVAAGTAAQLAALEADKPEGVRRVVALKVAGAFHTHHMAPAVEKLRAAVGDLTVTDPTVKYVSNADGHTVATGTEVVARLVGQVANPVRWDLCMETFQKLGVTALVELSPGGTLTGLAKRALPGVQTLALKTPDDLDAARALISEHAGA
- a CDS encoding PucR family transcriptional regulator, coding for MPRPDPEQPAAHDAHLHAATLKRLEQSSGRLAANAIARMDESLPWYRAMPPENRSWIGLVAQAGIAAFTEWFRHPETPQAISTDVFGTAPRELTRAITLRQTVEMVRTTIEVMEAAIEEVAAPGDESVLREALLVYAREIAFATAQVYAQAAEARGAWDARLESLVVNAVLSGEADEGAVSRAAALGWNSPEHVCVILGTAPDGDSELTVEAIRRAARHAKLQVLTGVLGNRLVVIAGGSDNPLQVAKGLIGPYAAGPVVAGPVVPDLLAATRSAQAAAAGLKACLAWQDAPRPVLADDLLPERAMAGDPAAREQLVEEIYRPLEEAGSALLETLSVYLEQASSLEGAARMLFVHPNTVRYRLRRVTDVTGWSPSDVRSAFTLRIALILGRLAAADQQS